One window of the Thunnus albacares chromosome 3, fThuAlb1.1, whole genome shotgun sequence genome contains the following:
- the rln3b gene encoding relaxin-3b produces the protein MWKAAVLTMGLLVALVDRAQSNDGHPSFYGMKLCGREFIRAVIFTCGGSRWRRGVGGSAVIGEEAFDPWNTNPVPQLTSEQDPAESQVWKDQTLDAASVAAGFSRSARSPISEEVLEALRSADRKGRDVVVGLSNACCKWGCSKSEISSLC, from the exons ATGTGGAAGGCAGCAGTCTTGACCATGGGGCTCTTGGTAGCACTGGTAGACAGGGCGCAGTCCAATGATGGTCATCCCTCTTTCTACGGGATGAAGCTGTGTGGAAGAGAGTTCATACGAGCTGTCATCTTTACCTGTGGTGGCTCTCGCTGGAGGAGAGGCGTAGGAGGCTCAG CTGTTATTGGAGAGGAGGCCTTTGACCCATGGAACACAAATCCTGTCCCTCAACTTACCAGCGAGCAGGATCCTGCAGAGTCCCAAGTATGGAAAGATCAAACGTTGGATGCAGCATCTGTGGCTGCTGGATTCAGCCGCTCAGCTCGCTCGCCAATCTCAGAGGAGGTCCTGGAGGCTCTAAGAAGTGCAGATAGGAAAGGACGGGATGTAGTGGTGGGACTGTCCAATGCCTGTTGCAAGTGGGGCTGCAGCAAGAGTGAAATCAGCTCCTTGTGCTGA